The following DNA comes from Cenarchaeum symbiont of Oopsacas minuta.
ATCCATGTTCTGCATCTATAATATCTTGATCTAGTATCTGTAGATCTTGCAGTTGTTTTAGAGTCAAATTAATTTTTTCACTCCATCTTGTGCTTTTGCTATTACGCTTGTAGCATCAAGTAAATCAGTATCTATGATGATGTCAAAGACAGATTGTTGACCAAAGTCAAATCCATAAAGACGTCTATATAGTGTTTTATTGCCATCGTATCTTTTCTTTGATATATTCATCGCTTTTCTTACATCCATACCATCACGGGACTGCATACGATTTGCACTTATTTTGTGTGAACCATCTAGCCAAATCTTTATTCCACCTTTTGCAATCCAGGGAATTGTATAGCTGGTCATCACGATCCCTCCTGTTTGGTATGCATCTATGAGTTTTTTATCCACTTGTTTGTCATATTTATCATCTTTAGAGCGCATCTGGAGAAATTTCAGACCATCCTGTGTGTCCCACCAGTCATCACCGGCAGCATTAAAACCACATTCGAATGCAATGTCCTTCAAGACATCGCCACCACTTATGTATTTGAGATCGAATTTTTCTCCAAGTGCCTTTGCCACTGTAGTCTTTCCTACTGCTGGTGGTCCTGAAACTACGACCGACTTTGTCAACTTAGATCCATCGATGTCTTTGTCAGTTTCATTATCATGCCACTAAACGCTATTGATGACAAAAAGTACCACGCCCACAGATATAGTGCATTCTCTTGTGTACAGACATGTTCTGGATCAACTGCTTGTTCAGCTGTACATGTAAGTTGGAAAAAATCTCCAGGGATCACGTTGAGTGAGATGGGCGAGAGTGCCACAGTATATGAAAATAGCTCTGGCAGTACAAAATAAAAGATCAAAAGCAACGGTACAAATGTTATGAGCATTGGACGCATATTCATCTGCATCATCTCCATATTCATCTTGTTCATGTATGATGATTTTTTGTTCAATGATGCTTGTTTTTCAAGATCTTTAGATCGGAATGCTGCCATGCGTGCTTTTTGCCAAGCGCGTGTTTCTTTCATTATACGTTTTAATTTTACTTGATCGACTAGTTTTTTTCTCACAGCAGAGTTGAATATATTTAATAGTATTCCAAATCCAGTAACTGCAAATAATGTTGCAACGGTTCCTTTTATCAATGGATCATCACTGCCAAGTGCTCCTCCATCTCCAATACCAAACAGATCCATGCCCTGTAAGAATATCGCATCCAAAAAGAGATGTATTGTGCCAAAATCTACAATCATATACTAGACACCAATTCCCTCAATAATCTCTACTGCCACATCGTTTGCCTTACCTTCGGAGTTTAGAACTGTAAGTATCGGAGAACCAGATAGCACTGAACACGCTGCAACCATAGAATCTTGTACTGCAAGCTCCTTTTTAATCGACTCTATTGTTACAATGTCTCGACTGCGCGTATTATCACTCATGCGTCTATTGTACACCTCTTCTGGACGCGCCGAGACGGATATGTAGTGATCTGGTTTTATTATCTCCAGTATGTTGTTTGGTAGTCCAGGATAGAATCCCGAGTCTGTCGATATAAAGGCGTGTGTATCCACTAGAACTATATCTTCTGTAAAAGAGGCTATCTTT
Coding sequences within:
- a CDS encoding Membrane protein; the protein is MIVDFGTIHLFLDAIFLQGMDLFGIGDGGALGSDDPLIKGTVATLFAVTGFGILLNIFNSAVRKKLVDQVKLKRIMKETRAWQKARMAAFRSKDLEKQASLNKKSSYMNKMNMEMMQMNMRPMLITFVPLLLIFYFVLPELFSYTVALSPISLNVIPGDFFQLTCTAEQAVDPEHVCTQENALYLWAWYFLSSIAFSGMIMKLTKTSMDLS
- a CDS encoding Nucleoside/nucleotide kinase; the encoded protein is MTKSVVVSGPPAVGKTTVAKALGEKFDLKYISGGDVLKDIAFECGFNAAGDDWWDTQDGLKFLQMRSKDDKYDKQVDKKLIDAYQTGGIVMTSYTIPWIAKGGIKIWLDGSHKISANRMQSRDGMDVRKAMNISKKRYDGNKTLYRRLYGFDFGQQSVFDIIIDTDLLDATSVIAKAQDGVKKLI
- a CDS encoding adenylate kinase: MAENKKIIIVGIPGVGKTTLVKKLVELLKAKQHSVRVDSFGTLMLEEVHNDISNRDELRKLDIFKQKKLQNRVATKIASFTEDIVLVDTHAFISTDSGFYPGLPNNILEIIKPDHYISVSARPEEVYNRRMSDNTRSRDIVTIESIKKELAVQDSMVAACSVLSGSPILTVLNSEGKANDVAVEIIEGIGV